A region from the Terriglobia bacterium genome encodes:
- the pyrH gene encoding UMP kinase, with the protein MEQPFYKRVLLKLSGEALAADRGFGVDSARIHEIAAEIREVHDLGVELAIVVGGGNFFRGVADQARDMDRVSADHMGMLATVINALALQDALEKCDIYTRVMSAIEMNQVAEPFIRRRAIRHLEKGRVVVFAAGTGNPYFSTDTAASLRAMEIKADAILKATKVDGIYDADPMKVVDANKFDQISYLEVLKQGLRFMDATAISLCRENNLPIVIFNLNTRGNIKRVVMGERIGSVVTE; encoded by the coding sequence ATGGAACAACCGTTTTACAAACGTGTTTTGCTGAAGCTTTCCGGGGAGGCGCTTGCGGCCGACCGGGGATTTGGTGTGGATAGCGCGCGGATTCACGAAATAGCCGCCGAGATCAGGGAAGTACACGACCTTGGAGTGGAACTCGCGATCGTGGTGGGCGGCGGGAATTTTTTCCGCGGTGTTGCCGACCAGGCCCGGGACATGGACCGCGTTTCCGCGGATCATATGGGCATGCTGGCCACGGTTATCAACGCGCTGGCGCTGCAGGACGCGCTGGAAAAGTGTGATATTTACACACGGGTGATGTCGGCAATCGAGATGAACCAGGTGGCTGAACCATTCATCCGGCGTCGCGCCATTCGCCATCTCGAGAAGGGGCGTGTGGTCGTGTTCGCGGCCGGGACCGGCAATCCCTATTTCTCGACCGATACGGCGGCGTCGCTGCGCGCGATGGAGATTAAGGCCGACGCGATCCTGAAAGCCACTAAAGTTGATGGGATTTACGATGCCGACCCCATGAAAGTGGTCGATGCAAACAAATTCGACCAGATCTCGTACCTGGAAGTGCTGAAGCAGGGTTTGCGATTCATGGACGCGACGGCGATCAGCCTGTGCCGGGAAAATAACTTGCCCATCGTGATCTTCAACCTGAATACGCGAGGAAATATCAAGCGCGTGGTGATGGGAGAACGGATCGGATCAGTGGTTACCGAGTAA
- a CDS encoding alkaline phosphatase family protein, whose product MSLFGRTPAALLLLCFSIILTSCGGSTSSPNDPPPGNNPPPAHATVQHLVVIEMQNASFDHLFGMMPPTNGNTINGQHAGVPGYTQTDQAGNSVSPSLLANLAPPALPEGHIKYADDIDGGAMDKFAYTEGDESMGYYDNTLSGMSTLWNYAQQYAIADNYFSSVVGEAPTNQLYMVGASDNNFVYSVQPYYGPCNLPDSAATPLTFPNVGDELTKAGISWAAYQEDNGNCSAYSPLHNPFQYFTSTYKLTKDYSHFATDLASGNFPAVTFVFPNHRDEMHPGSASITYGINFIDTLVKELQASPIWSSTAVVVTWDDFGGWYDHVPPPPVDSQGLAPRVPLLVISPLAKQHYVSHVQMDHVSILRFIQNNWGLPTLNTRNTQSNDLSDLFQ is encoded by the coding sequence ATGTCCCTTTTCGGCCGAACCCCAGCGGCTCTGCTACTGCTCTGTTTCAGCATCATTCTTACCAGTTGTGGCGGCTCAACCAGTTCCCCAAACGACCCGCCCCCCGGCAACAACCCACCGCCGGCCCATGCCACGGTTCAGCATCTGGTGGTCATCGAAATGCAAAATGCCAGCTTCGATCACCTCTTCGGCATGATGCCCCCGACCAATGGCAATACCATCAATGGCCAACACGCGGGAGTGCCCGGTTACACGCAGACGGATCAGGCTGGCAACTCCGTCTCGCCCTCCCTGCTCGCGAATCTCGCCCCCCCGGCACTGCCCGAAGGCCACATCAAGTATGCGGATGATATCGACGGCGGCGCCATGGACAAGTTCGCCTACACGGAAGGCGACGAATCCATGGGTTATTACGACAACACTCTTTCCGGCATGAGCACCCTGTGGAACTACGCGCAACAATATGCCATCGCCGACAATTACTTCAGCTCCGTCGTCGGCGAAGCCCCGACGAACCAGCTCTACATGGTCGGAGCATCTGACAACAATTTCGTCTATTCCGTACAGCCCTACTACGGCCCCTGTAATCTGCCGGACTCTGCCGCCACCCCGCTCACCTTCCCCAACGTCGGCGACGAACTCACCAAGGCGGGGATCTCCTGGGCCGCCTATCAGGAAGACAACGGCAACTGTTCTGCCTACAGCCCGCTTCACAACCCCTTTCAGTACTTCACCAGCACCTATAAGCTCACCAAGGATTACTCGCACTTCGCCACCGATCTCGCGAGCGGCAATTTCCCCGCCGTCACATTCGTCTTTCCCAACCATCGCGACGAGATGCACCCTGGTTCCGCTTCCATCACCTACGGCATCAATTTCATCGATACCCTCGTGAAAGAACTCCAGGCTTCACCGATCTGGAGCAGCACAGCAGTCGTTGTCACTTGGGATGACTTCGGCGGGTGGTACGATCACGTCCCCCCACCGCCGGTCGATTCTCAGGGCTTGGCCCCACGTGTTCCACTGCTTGTGATTTCGCCCTTGGCGAAGCAGCACTACGTGTCGCACGTCCAGATGGATCACGTCTCCATTCTTCGCTTCATCCAGAACAACTGGGGACTCCCAACCCTCAACACCCGCAACACCCAGTCCAACGACCTCTCCGACCTGTTCCAGTAA
- a CDS encoding c-type cytochrome yields the protein MRKLTLAVLITCAAILFAQEIRPIDPDWTVPEKAAHRQNPLRDKPQLAAGGRKIFERNCVQCHGDQTHERKNNAPDLASPAVQQDSDGDLFWRISSGNARKGMPSFSSLPEAQRWQLVLYIRSLPKP from the coding sequence ATGAGAAAACTCACGCTGGCTGTTCTCATCACTTGCGCAGCGATCCTGTTCGCGCAGGAAATCCGACCGATCGATCCCGATTGGACGGTCCCCGAAAAAGCCGCGCATCGGCAGAACCCCTTGCGCGACAAGCCCCAACTCGCCGCCGGCGGCCGCAAGATCTTCGAGCGCAACTGCGTTCAGTGTCACGGCGATCAAACTCACGAGCGCAAGAACAACGCACCCGATCTCGCCTCACCCGCAGTTCAGCAGGATTCCGACGGCGATCTCTTCTGGCGCATCTCCAGCGGCAACGCCCGCAAAGGCATGCCCTCATTCAGCAGTTTGCCCGAAGCACAACGCTGGCAACTCGTTCTCTATATACGCTCGCTCCCAAAACCCTGA
- a CDS encoding thioredoxin family protein, with amino-acid sequence MVKQKLAVLIAVLALFSVVPARAQSAAAQVLIDAQTRAAGEHKNIFLIFGASWCGPCHQLDSFMQAPELKTIFEKYFVIAKVHIAEEASKHPERNTPGSDALLQKLTGNDPKNTGVPFIVFLDGAGKPIVNSDGPVPGAAPENIGYPVLPEEITWFMEMLKRGAPSMSAAEMDKIYASLKKAAEKQTNGSHE; translated from the coding sequence ATGGTGAAGCAGAAACTCGCCGTACTTATAGCTGTTTTAGCGTTGTTCTCGGTTGTGCCTGCTCGCGCGCAGAGTGCCGCCGCACAAGTGCTTATCGATGCTCAGACCCGCGCCGCCGGCGAGCACAAGAACATCTTTTTGATCTTCGGCGCATCCTGGTGCGGCCCTTGTCATCAACTCGATAGTTTCATGCAGGCACCGGAACTCAAGACCATTTTCGAAAAGTATTTCGTTATCGCGAAGGTCCACATCGCTGAAGAGGCTTCGAAGCATCCGGAGCGAAACACTCCCGGAAGCGACGCACTCCTCCAGAAACTCACCGGCAATGATCCCAAAAACACGGGTGTTCCTTTCATCGTGTTCCTCGATGGGGCTGGAAAACCGATCGTCAATTCCGACGGACCGGTCCCCGGCGCTGCGCCCGAGAATATTGGATATCCGGTCCTGCCGGAAGAGATCACCTGGTTTATGGAGATGCTGAAGCGAGGCGCTCCCTCAATGTCCGCGGCCGAGATGGATAAAATCTACGCATCCCTCAAGAAAGCCGCGGAGAAGCAGACGAACGGCAGCCACGAGTAG
- a CDS encoding glycosyltransferase family 87 protein — protein sequence MSGIAPELDQVSDGPRISPTLATLGRHSTSLLWVLLFLSAILFAYRGFYRGVRPHLTNDFFSVYSISKAWMAGEAPYSTQVIVRTFEDASGYTLGRNTLAQAASYSALPGMVPLATPFTLLRWRAANSLFVIFSTAILGTMLWRFARRSGASRNSVLAFLICALALGPIHTGLSGSNVTPLLVGLMGISYLLNRDGRWLAAGILLGVVGCCKPHIAGAMVLVLIVDGEWKTLVAALSSGIASLGVFVARLSVAGVPWWSEFLARTRQFGAVGDANDFSPANPARYELLNLQVILGSITSSRVVANVVAIAVGVALVAAWWIAVKRSGRSDLLAFATINVVLLLPAYHRFDDASVLVFLFAAAWLERRDLSVLWVAGVSALLFALPIPAMLVYLVESGRIPHGLLTARSFQLTFLSSQIWFLFAASLLLVWGSKMTGEAAPEEFPKATRGCRSSASPRLS from the coding sequence GTGTCCGGTATTGCGCCTGAGCTCGATCAAGTATCAGATGGCCCGCGGATTTCGCCGACATTAGCAACACTCGGACGTCATTCCACTTCACTACTTTGGGTACTGCTCTTCCTCTCTGCCATTCTCTTTGCTTATCGCGGATTCTATCGCGGAGTTCGTCCTCACCTGACCAATGATTTCTTCAGTGTGTATTCGATTTCGAAGGCGTGGATGGCGGGCGAGGCGCCGTATTCGACGCAGGTGATCGTCCGGACGTTCGAGGACGCGAGCGGGTACACCCTGGGCCGCAACACCCTGGCCCAGGCTGCGAGCTATAGCGCGCTGCCGGGCATGGTTCCGTTGGCAACACCATTTACGCTTCTGCGGTGGAGAGCGGCGAATTCACTATTTGTAATTTTCAGCACGGCGATTCTTGGAACGATGCTGTGGAGGTTTGCGCGCCGGTCCGGGGCATCGCGGAATTCGGTACTTGCGTTCCTGATCTGCGCGCTCGCATTGGGGCCGATTCATACGGGGCTGTCAGGTTCGAACGTCACCCCGCTACTGGTTGGACTGATGGGAATCAGTTACCTGCTGAACCGCGACGGACGTTGGCTGGCGGCGGGAATTCTGCTGGGCGTCGTGGGTTGCTGCAAGCCGCACATTGCCGGGGCGATGGTGCTGGTGCTGATCGTCGATGGCGAATGGAAGACGTTGGTTGCGGCGCTGTCGAGTGGCATCGCAAGCCTTGGCGTATTCGTCGCGCGGTTGTCGGTGGCCGGGGTGCCGTGGTGGAGCGAATTCTTGGCGCGAACGCGACAGTTCGGTGCGGTCGGCGATGCAAACGATTTCTCGCCCGCTAATCCAGCGCGGTATGAGTTGCTCAACCTGCAGGTTATCCTGGGATCGATCACGAGCAGTCGCGTTGTGGCGAACGTCGTCGCAATCGCGGTTGGGGTGGCCCTGGTGGCGGCGTGGTGGATCGCAGTAAAGCGGAGTGGAAGATCGGACCTGCTGGCATTCGCAACCATCAACGTTGTCCTGCTATTGCCTGCGTATCACCGGTTCGATGATGCGTCGGTGCTGGTGTTTCTGTTTGCGGCGGCGTGGCTCGAAAGACGGGATTTGTCGGTTCTGTGGGTGGCTGGGGTGAGTGCGCTGCTGTTCGCGCTTCCAATCCCGGCGATGCTGGTGTATCTGGTAGAGAGCGGACGCATACCGCACGGTCTTCTCACGGCAAGGTCGTTTCAGTTAACGTTTCTCTCCTCGCAGATATGGTTTTTGTTCGCAGCATCGCTGTTACTCGTTTGGGGCTCTAAGATGACGGGTGAGGCAGCACCGGAAGAATTTCCTAAGGCTACTCGTGGCTGCCGTTCGTCTGCTTCTCCGCGGCTTTCTTGA
- a CDS encoding aldehyde dehydrogenase family protein: MATAVPINVDPHVSRFIAERRKMLINGKWVEAASGKTFPTYDPATGEVLAQVAEGDKADIDAAVKAARAAFEGAWRKMTAAQRGRLIWKLGDLIDEHLEEFAELESLDNGKPLTVARAADVPLAAELFRYMAGWATKIEGNTISLSVPYTPKARYHAYTVREPIGVVGQIIPWNFPLLMAAWKLGPALATGCCVVLKPAEQTPLSALRLGELIQEAGFPDGVVNIVPGYGETAGAALAAHPDVDKIAFTGSTEVGKLIVHAAAGNLKKVTLELGGKSPNVIMGDADLDLAIPGAASAIFFNQGQCCCAGSRLYVDEKIYDKVIDGIAQQASKIRVGAGFDPATQLGPLVSEEQLKRVCGYLDSGFAEGAKAVAGGRQVGDKGYFVQPTVLVNTNEKMKVVQEEIFGPVVTATPYKDVNELLPKANDTVYGLAAGIWTKDISKAHTLASEMKAGTVWINCYNIFDAALPFGGYKQSGWGREMGHEALELYTETKAICARIG; this comes from the coding sequence ATGGCAACAGCTGTTCCCATCAATGTTGATCCTCACGTAAGCCGATTCATCGCCGAGCGGCGCAAGATGCTCATTAACGGGAAATGGGTGGAAGCTGCTTCCGGTAAGACTTTCCCGACGTACGATCCGGCAACGGGCGAGGTCCTGGCCCAGGTTGCCGAAGGGGATAAAGCCGACATCGATGCTGCCGTGAAGGCAGCGCGGGCGGCGTTCGAAGGCGCGTGGCGCAAAATGACGGCGGCGCAACGCGGCAGGCTGATCTGGAAGCTCGGCGACCTGATCGACGAGCACCTGGAAGAGTTCGCGGAACTGGAATCGCTTGATAATGGCAAACCGCTGACCGTGGCGCGGGCAGCGGACGTGCCGCTCGCGGCGGAACTGTTCCGCTACATGGCGGGATGGGCAACGAAGATCGAGGGGAATACGATTTCGCTTTCGGTGCCGTACACGCCCAAGGCACGGTATCACGCGTACACGGTGAGAGAGCCGATCGGAGTGGTCGGGCAGATCATTCCGTGGAACTTCCCGCTGCTGATGGCGGCGTGGAAACTCGGTCCAGCGTTGGCGACAGGATGCTGCGTGGTGCTGAAACCGGCAGAGCAGACGCCGCTGAGCGCGCTGCGATTGGGCGAGTTGATCCAGGAAGCTGGGTTCCCCGATGGTGTGGTGAACATCGTTCCCGGCTACGGCGAGACAGCCGGAGCAGCCTTGGCGGCACATCCGGACGTGGACAAGATTGCGTTCACGGGTTCGACGGAAGTTGGGAAGCTGATTGTTCACGCGGCGGCCGGGAACCTGAAGAAGGTCACGCTGGAGTTGGGCGGCAAATCGCCGAACGTGATCATGGGGGATGCCGACCTGGACCTGGCGATTCCGGGGGCGGCGAGCGCGATTTTCTTCAACCAGGGGCAGTGCTGCTGCGCCGGTTCGCGACTGTATGTCGACGAGAAGATTTATGACAAGGTCATCGATGGCATCGCACAGCAGGCGTCGAAGATTCGTGTCGGAGCGGGTTTTGACCCGGCGACGCAACTTGGACCACTGGTAAGCGAAGAACAGCTGAAGCGCGTGTGCGGATACCTGGATTCGGGATTCGCGGAGGGCGCCAAGGCGGTTGCCGGCGGGCGCCAGGTTGGCGACAAAGGCTACTTCGTGCAGCCGACAGTGCTCGTAAATACCAACGAGAAGATGAAGGTTGTGCAGGAAGAGATCTTCGGACCGGTGGTTACGGCGACTCCGTACAAGGATGTGAACGAATTGCTGCCCAAGGCGAACGACACGGTGTATGGCCTGGCGGCGGGGATATGGACGAAGGACATCTCGAAGGCGCACACGCTGGCTTCAGAGATGAAGGCCGGTACCGTCTGGATCAACTGCTACAACATCTTCGACGCAGCGCTTCCGTTCGGCGGCTACAAGCAGAGTGGCTGGGGCCGCGAGATGGGACACGAGGCGCTGGAACTCTACACGGAAACCAAGGCGATCTGCGCGCGCATAGGCTGA
- a CDS encoding FtsX-like permease family protein, translating into MNKLVISNLVHRPLRSAISVIAIAIEVTLILLIVGLSIGTLNDAAERQKGIGADIMVSPPGSSFMLGLSSSPMPMKIADVLRKVNHVTAVAPVAMQSNTSGAVEIIDGIVLDQNSPNDFNKIGAPFKFLAGGPFQGPYDMLVDDFVANQRNIHVGDKQELMNHEFTVSGVVYHGKGARKFIPLSTLQDLTGSVGKVSMFYVKVDDPKLAPEVVQAIKQIPGMQNYGVRTMAEYMSMMTVQNLPGLAIFIDIVIGISMVIGFLVIFQSMYTAVMERTREIGILKSLGANKMYIINVILRETLVLSIVGIGLGFLISYLAAMGIRHKFPLQTILMTAAWAGRAAVIAMIGALLGAIYPAFKAAQKDPIDALAYE; encoded by the coding sequence ATGAATAAGCTGGTTATTTCGAACCTGGTGCACAGGCCGCTGCGGTCGGCGATCAGCGTGATTGCGATCGCGATTGAGGTCACGCTGATCCTGCTCATTGTGGGCTTGTCGATTGGGACGCTGAACGACGCGGCGGAACGTCAGAAGGGGATTGGGGCGGACATCATGGTTTCGCCGCCGGGATCGTCATTCATGCTGGGCCTGAGCAGCAGTCCGATGCCGATGAAGATTGCCGACGTGCTGCGGAAAGTGAACCACGTGACGGCCGTTGCCCCGGTAGCAATGCAGTCGAACACCAGCGGAGCGGTCGAAATCATCGACGGCATCGTACTGGACCAGAACTCACCGAACGATTTCAACAAAATTGGGGCGCCATTCAAATTCCTTGCAGGGGGCCCGTTTCAGGGGCCTTACGACATGCTGGTAGATGACTTCGTTGCCAACCAGAGGAATATCCATGTCGGGGACAAACAGGAGTTGATGAACCACGAATTCACCGTGAGCGGAGTCGTGTATCACGGCAAAGGCGCGAGGAAATTTATTCCGCTGAGCACGCTGCAGGACCTGACGGGATCGGTTGGCAAAGTTTCGATGTTCTACGTGAAGGTTGACGATCCGAAGCTGGCGCCCGAGGTGGTACAGGCAATCAAGCAGATTCCGGGGATGCAGAACTACGGGGTTCGGACGATGGCGGAATACATGTCGATGATGACGGTGCAGAACCTTCCGGGGTTGGCGATCTTCATTGACATCGTGATCGGGATCTCGATGGTGATCGGATTCCTGGTGATCTTCCAGTCGATGTATACGGCGGTGATGGAGCGCACGCGGGAGATCGGGATCCTGAAGTCGCTGGGCGCGAACAAGATGTACATCATCAACGTCATTTTGAGGGAAACCCTGGTGCTGTCGATCGTGGGGATCGGCTTGGGATTCCTGATCAGCTATCTCGCGGCGATGGGGATCAGGCACAAGTTCCCGCTGCAGACGATCCTGATGACGGCGGCGTGGGCCGGCAGAGCGGCCGTAATTGCGATGATTGGGGCGTTGCTGGGGGCGATCTACCCGGCATTCAAGGCAGCGCAGAAGGACCCGATTGACGCGCTGGCGTATGAGTAG
- a CDS encoding DUF4292 domain-containing protein, giving the protein MIRRLLPLGPVLLVLFTTGCLFHTRKVANHMSSAPLKAASQQELIAKVNSDAAQIQTMNATVDIRTAVGGQKKGKVTEYTEIRGYILAEKPAMLRMIGLFPIVRNRAFDMVSNGVDFKLSIPPKNKFIVGRNDQISPNPKQPLESIRPQHIYDALLLHEIDPKDEIAVIESSTQQVKDPKTHKEVEQPNYILDVIRRDPQGWYMARKIYFDRVDLTPYRQVVYDRQGNVATIADYSNFHDYSGVSFPNHIEITRPQEEYEIGLTIVSLKLNQPLTAQQFELNPPPGAQIVNLANGNNKTALK; this is encoded by the coding sequence ATGATTCGTCGCTTGCTCCCACTCGGTCCCGTCCTCCTCGTTTTGTTTACGACGGGGTGTCTCTTCCATACCCGCAAAGTTGCCAATCACATGAGTTCCGCGCCGTTGAAGGCGGCAAGCCAGCAAGAACTCATCGCGAAGGTCAACAGCGATGCCGCTCAAATTCAGACGATGAATGCGACGGTGGACATTCGGACAGCGGTTGGGGGACAGAAAAAGGGGAAGGTCACTGAGTACACCGAGATACGCGGCTACATCCTGGCGGAGAAGCCGGCGATGCTGCGGATGATCGGGCTGTTCCCGATTGTGCGCAACCGGGCCTTCGACATGGTGAGCAACGGGGTGGATTTCAAGTTGTCGATCCCGCCGAAGAACAAGTTCATCGTGGGACGGAACGACCAGATCTCGCCGAACCCGAAGCAACCGCTGGAGAGCATCCGCCCACAGCACATATATGACGCGCTGCTGCTGCACGAAATCGACCCGAAGGACGAGATTGCCGTCATCGAGAGTTCGACGCAGCAGGTGAAAGACCCGAAGACGCATAAAGAGGTCGAGCAACCTAACTACATACTCGACGTGATCCGGCGCGACCCGCAGGGCTGGTACATGGCAAGGAAGATCTACTTCGACCGGGTGGACCTGACGCCGTACCGGCAGGTGGTGTACGACCGCCAGGGTAATGTCGCGACGATCGCCGATTACTCGAATTTCCACGATTACAGCGGAGTGAGCTTCCCCAACCATATTGAGATAACGAGGCCGCAAGAGGAGTACGAGATCGGGCTGACGATCGTCTCGCTGAAGCTGAACCAACCACTGACAGCGCAACAGTTCGAGTTGAATCCGCCGCCGGGAGCGCAGATTGTGAACCTGGCGAATGGAAACAACAAAACGGCGCTGAAGTAA
- a CDS encoding glyoxalase superfamily protein, with amino-acid sequence MRIVPIIKSADLQRSLRFYTEILDFERKWPGYEDVEMANGVIDLVRDGADLQLSRHAGDGVFGSVSRVFVDDVDERYATFCARGLDTTRRPDSPVHTAPIDQTWGLREFAVTDPDGNGLYFCTPIT; translated from the coding sequence ATGAGAATCGTCCCCATAATCAAGTCCGCCGATCTGCAACGCTCCCTGCGCTTTTACACCGAAATTCTCGACTTCGAACGCAAATGGCCCGGATACGAAGACGTCGAAATGGCCAACGGCGTCATCGACCTCGTCCGTGACGGCGCCGATCTGCAACTCTCCCGTCATGCCGGCGACGGCGTCTTCGGCTCCGTTAGCCGCGTCTTCGTCGACGACGTCGACGAGCGCTACGCAACCTTCTGCGCCCGCGGCCTCGACACCACCCGCCGCCCCGACTCCCCCGTCCACACCGCTCCCATCGATCAGACCTGGGGGCTGCGTGAATTCGCCGTCACCGATCCCGACGGCAACGGCCTCTACTTCTGCACGCCGATCACATAG
- a CDS encoding glycosyltransferase, translating into MARVVLCTFGSLGDLHPILAIGRELTQRGLSTVVATSPAYRAKVEASGIEFHPVGTDIRIDDPAILKRAMHPSDGTRYIFCELVLPYLRESYQETAAIARNADLIVTHPVTLGAYLYARKSAMPWASLALAPVSMLSSHDMCVFPGFPAREWLARRGPRTQRLFLKFVEKVFEPYWKCYRAFERELGLPRSRNPILFGHSPQLALALFSPILASPKPDWPPNAHVTGFPFFDQEETIPPDLQKFLESGEPPIVFTLGSAAIGAAGDFFHQSVEAARILGRRAVLLVGNDPANQMNKLPQGMISVPYAPHSAIFPRSCVNVHQGGIGTTAEAMRAGKPMLVVPYSHDQPDHAYRLKKLGVARSVRRKEYNAKSAVREISELLRNPAYSNRAAEVGTSVRSEHGVKTACDLLEAVVKRGEARSTFA; encoded by the coding sequence ATGGCCCGCGTTGTCCTTTGTACGTTTGGTTCTTTAGGGGACCTGCATCCTATCCTTGCTATTGGCCGCGAGTTGACGCAGCGCGGACTGTCGACTGTCGTCGCCACTTCTCCGGCATATCGCGCAAAAGTGGAAGCATCTGGGATTGAGTTTCATCCCGTTGGAACTGATATCAGGATCGATGATCCCGCCATTCTGAAGCGCGCCATGCACCCCAGCGACGGCACCCGGTACATCTTCTGTGAACTGGTGCTGCCGTACTTGCGCGAGTCGTATCAGGAGACCGCCGCCATTGCACGCAATGCGGACCTCATCGTCACCCACCCGGTCACCCTCGGTGCTTACCTGTACGCGCGTAAGTCTGCAATGCCCTGGGCGTCGCTCGCATTGGCCCCCGTCAGCATGCTTTCCTCGCATGACATGTGTGTCTTCCCCGGATTTCCCGCCCGGGAGTGGCTCGCCCGCCGCGGGCCACGAACCCAGCGGTTATTTCTGAAGTTTGTGGAAAAGGTGTTCGAACCATACTGGAAGTGCTACCGCGCCTTTGAGCGCGAACTCGGATTGCCGCGCAGCCGGAATCCCATCCTGTTCGGACACTCGCCGCAACTGGCGCTAGCGTTGTTCTCGCCCATTCTTGCTTCTCCAAAACCCGATTGGCCACCGAACGCGCACGTCACCGGGTTCCCGTTCTTCGATCAGGAAGAGACCATCCCGCCGGACCTTCAGAAGTTCCTCGAGTCGGGCGAGCCCCCAATCGTGTTCACCCTGGGTTCGGCGGCCATTGGCGCAGCCGGCGATTTCTTCCATCAGAGCGTTGAAGCAGCGCGCATACTTGGCCGACGGGCCGTCCTGCTCGTCGGCAATGATCCAGCCAATCAGATGAACAAGTTGCCACAGGGTATGATCTCAGTCCCGTATGCACCGCACTCAGCAATCTTCCCCCGGTCATGCGTCAACGTACATCAAGGCGGTATTGGAACGACTGCCGAGGCCATGCGCGCGGGAAAACCAATGCTGGTCGTTCCCTACAGCCATGACCAGCCCGACCATGCCTATCGGCTGAAGAAATTGGGAGTCGCGCGAAGCGTGCGCCGCAAGGAATACAACGCAAAGAGCGCGGTGCGTGAGATATCCGAACTGCTTCGCAACCCGGCCTATTCAAACCGAGCCGCCGAAGTCGGGACGTCTGTGCGATCAGAACACGGCGTCAAGACAGCCTGCGACTTGCTCGAAGCTGTTGTGAAGAGAGGAGAGGCTCGATCCACCTTCGCCTAG
- a CDS encoding HNH endonuclease: protein MPRTDWSRDQLIIAFNLYCRIPFGRIHRRNPQIVSLAAKLARTPSALAWKLSNFARLDPELQKRGIRGASHGSKAEETIWEEFNGNWNELAYESQRLLSQLGWQDPAQKLESLPPGKSRVASVKVRVNQDFFRAAVMASYQNRCCITGLSIPELLTASHIVPWSIDETNRTNPQNGVLLNAFHDRAFDCGLLTITPDFRVRIADRPSQTTPADISARRDFLLKFEGKQIELPTRFVPAPAFLRYHNRNIFRGCV from the coding sequence GTGCCCCGAACCGACTGGAGCCGTGACCAACTAATCATTGCTTTTAATCTCTATTGCAGAATTCCTTTTGGCCGTATCCATCGACGTAATCCGCAGATAGTTTCCCTCGCCGCAAAGCTCGCTAGAACCCCTTCTGCACTCGCTTGGAAACTCTCAAATTTTGCTCGCCTTGATCCCGAACTTCAGAAGAGGGGAATTAGGGGAGCTTCTCACGGTTCCAAAGCTGAGGAAACGATCTGGGAAGAGTTCAACGGCAATTGGAACGAACTGGCCTATGAAAGCCAACGACTTCTGTCTCAACTTGGTTGGCAGGATCCTGCTCAGAAGCTGGAATCATTGCCTCCCGGTAAGAGTCGAGTCGCATCGGTAAAAGTACGGGTCAACCAAGACTTCTTTCGTGCAGCGGTTATGGCGTCATACCAAAACCGCTGTTGTATCACTGGCTTATCGATACCGGAGCTTCTTACCGCTAGTCATATTGTTCCGTGGTCTATCGACGAAACGAACCGAACCAATCCTCAAAATGGTGTTTTGCTTAATGCTTTTCATGACCGAGCATTCGACTGTGGCTTGCTCACAATAACCCCTGATTTCAGAGTGCGCATCGCGGATAGGCCATCCCAAACAACTCCTGCTGACATTTCTGCCCGGCGCGATTTCCTTCTGAAATTCGAAGGCAAACAAATAGAATTGCCGACACGATTTGTGCCAGCCCCTGCTTTCCTTCGATACCACAACCGAAATATCTTTCGCGGGTGCGTATGA